The Niastella koreensis GR20-10 genome includes a window with the following:
- a CDS encoding RagB/SusD family nutrient uptake outer membrane protein, translated as MQRAILYTAFILLLGICSCKKFLEKNPDNRASLESPEQVSQLLATAYPQSNYMAFTESISDNVNDKGTGGTDLTVVNPYFFKDVTDNQQDSPEAYWDACYSAIAAANQALDACLKAPDTANYSSQKAEALLCRAYAHFMLVTLFAKPYDPNNSKSDPGIPYVLTPEKVVFQKYTRKTVAYVYEMIEKDLLAGLPLLDDTRYTVPRYHFTRAAANAFAARFYLYKQDYAKTLSYANAVIPGSNVTAILRPWNTDYLTLTYNELWARYAKASEPANLLLVETASLWARNYFNERYGMDADKRTEILNSNVTGGTFAFTRQLYTLGTNNYMIPKVNEYFVRASVNATIGYPYVMVPLFTAEEALFNRIEANIFLNNLTAALADLNTYASTRIYNYNAASHTITTSKMQSYYNTSDPRQATLATLLDFKRAEFVQEGMRWFDLLRYNLPVTHNTTDGQKLVLAASDKRRVFQIPESARLSGVELNPR; from the coding sequence ATGCAAAGAGCAATATTATATACGGCATTTATCTTATTACTGGGAATATGCAGTTGCAAGAAATTCCTGGAAAAGAACCCCGACAACCGGGCTTCGTTGGAATCGCCGGAGCAGGTGAGCCAGTTGCTGGCTACTGCTTACCCGCAAAGTAATTACATGGCATTTACCGAATCTATTTCAGATAACGTAAATGACAAGGGTACAGGCGGTACAGACCTTACTGTTGTAAACCCTTATTTTTTCAAGGACGTAACCGATAATCAGCAGGATTCGCCGGAGGCATACTGGGATGCGTGTTATTCGGCTATTGCCGCCGCCAACCAGGCCCTGGACGCCTGTTTGAAGGCGCCCGATACGGCGAACTATTCGTCGCAAAAAGCCGAAGCATTGTTGTGCCGTGCCTATGCGCATTTTATGCTGGTTACGTTGTTTGCCAAACCCTATGATCCCAATAATTCAAAATCAGATCCGGGCATTCCTTATGTGCTCACTCCTGAGAAAGTAGTATTTCAGAAGTATACCCGCAAAACCGTAGCCTATGTATACGAGATGATCGAGAAAGATCTGCTGGCTGGTTTGCCCCTGCTGGATGATACGCGTTATACCGTTCCCCGTTATCATTTTACCAGAGCTGCCGCCAATGCATTTGCCGCCCGTTTTTATCTGTACAAACAGGACTATGCGAAAACGCTCAGTTATGCCAATGCGGTTATTCCCGGTAGCAACGTAACGGCCATTTTACGCCCATGGAACACCGACTATTTAACACTAACCTATAATGAACTCTGGGCGCGGTATGCAAAAGCATCCGAGCCGGCAAACCTGTTGCTGGTGGAAACTGCTTCTCTATGGGCGAGGAATTATTTCAACGAGCGGTATGGTATGGATGCAGACAAAAGGACAGAGATCCTGAATTCAAACGTAACCGGCGGTACGTTTGCCTTCACCCGCCAGCTTTATACATTAGGTACCAACAATTACATGATACCCAAGGTCAATGAATATTTTGTGCGGGCGTCGGTAAACGCTACCATTGGTTATCCTTATGTAATGGTGCCGCTGTTCACGGCAGAAGAAGCATTGTTTAACCGGATTGAAGCCAATATCTTTCTTAATAATCTCACCGCCGCGCTGGCGGATCTCAATACGTACGCCTCCACTCGTATTTATAATTATAATGCCGCCAGTCATACTATCACAACCAGTAAGATGCAAAGCTATTATAACACAAGTGATCCGCGGCAGGCAACATTGGCCACCCTGCTTGATTTTAAACGCGCAGAATTTGTACAGGAAGGGATGCGCTGGTTCGATCTGTTGCGCTATAATCTGCCTGTGACACACAATACAACCGACGGACAAAAACTGGTGCTCGCTGCCAGTGACAAACGCCGGGTGTTTCAAATACCGGAATCAGCAAGATTGTCGGGCGTAGAATTAAACCCACGTTAA
- a CDS encoding SusC/RagA family TonB-linked outer membrane protein, with translation MYKTIPQASYCPAGKRLKTLWLLVLLLCGASIHLMAGGVNTKKRQNVLDKIITIELKNVVLKDALDRIGSTAKVYFVHTNNDVLLRNKVSITAHRQTVGDVLKKILSPYALSYIVVDDRIIVRPESNVPVRQVSAAPAAPGDPTPVMNEISVKGVVTSEKEVPLAGVSILVKGTNRGVATNEKGEFELKNISSDAVLVFSVTGYATEEVKVSSFRDGFIKLKLKEEATSMDQVVVTGYQNVDKKKFSGSAVRLKMDDIKMDGTTDVSRMLEGRAAGVSVQNVSGTFGAAPKIRIRGATSINGDNKPLWVVDGVVLEDIVNISNDQLSSGDPTTLLGSAVAGLNANDIESFDILKDAAATALYGARAMNGVVVITTKKGRVGRTSVNYTGNFSTQFKPTYNDYNIMNSAQQMSVLGELYRKGILTSDILDRSDIGVFGKMYSELNQMDANGNFLLKNSPANIEQFLLRYANANTDWFDLLFRNNFMQEHSIAISSGTDKAQSYFSTSYYGDNGWTVADKVSRYTLNYRNNYKFNDKLSGGFATVGSVRQQKAPGSLTRSGNPVEGKYDRDFDINPFSYALNTSRTLTAYDEKGNLEYFRRNFADFNILNELKNNYLDLNIIDLRLQGNLEYKFAKNFRYEFVGAMRYVKSTREHQITEHSNMANAYRAAQTSTIRNANKFLYRDPDNPEALPEVVLPYGGFYNRAEDALVNFDIRNSLNYTKNIGSKHTINALVGQQIKYADRQNFSNTGYGYQYDNGGVPFVDYKILKQTIESNFPYYQMSKEYDRFVAMYASGTYTYDSKYNFTGTVRYDGSNKLGQSPKARWLPTWSLAGSWNVDREPFMQNIPAVDFMTVRGTYGLTASMGPATNSSIVLKNATSNRPYANETESEIQLINLENSDLTWEKLYTTNLGVDAGFLNKRMNISLDVYQRKSFDLISTVKTSGIGGEAYKAANYADMDSRGLEVLLGAQIIRQRNWGWKTTLTFGYNTTKITNAKNSPNIFSLVGAEGGNKEGYPVRSLFSIKYKGLEPFTGYPLFVDEDGKTSSTVYMQSESTDNLKYEGPVDPTITGGFSNTFNYKAFSLNVFVTYQAGNRIRLYPAFKTSYSDLDAMPREFYDRWGMPGDEKYTNVPSILDAFAQSQLNGAYPYNNYNYSTQRVAKGDLVRLKTVSLAYMLPNTMTKRFGLANASVTAAATNPWLIYSDEKLRGQDPEFFNSGGVAQPVQKQITLSLKLGF, from the coding sequence ATGTACAAAACAATACCACAAGCATCTTATTGCCCTGCCGGAAAAAGGCTAAAGACCCTATGGCTCCTTGTCCTGCTACTCTGTGGCGCATCCATTCATTTGATGGCTGGTGGCGTGAATACGAAGAAGAGACAGAATGTGCTGGATAAAATAATCACTATTGAATTGAAGAATGTGGTGCTGAAAGATGCGCTGGATAGGATCGGCAGCACGGCAAAGGTATATTTTGTTCATACCAATAACGATGTATTGCTGAGGAATAAAGTAAGTATCACCGCTCACCGGCAAACTGTTGGTGACGTGCTGAAGAAAATATTATCGCCCTATGCACTTTCCTATATCGTGGTAGATGACCGTATTATTGTGCGGCCCGAAAGCAATGTACCTGTGCGGCAGGTATCTGCTGCGCCGGCTGCACCTGGCGATCCCACGCCTGTGATGAACGAGATAAGTGTAAAGGGAGTGGTGACCTCCGAAAAGGAGGTGCCCCTGGCAGGTGTTTCGATCCTCGTAAAAGGCACAAACAGGGGTGTGGCCACAAATGAAAAAGGGGAGTTTGAATTGAAAAATATCAGCAGCGACGCGGTGCTGGTATTCTCAGTTACGGGATATGCTACCGAAGAAGTGAAAGTAAGCAGCTTCAGGGATGGTTTTATTAAACTAAAACTGAAAGAAGAAGCTACCAGTATGGACCAGGTAGTGGTGACCGGTTATCAGAATGTTGACAAGAAAAAGTTTTCCGGTTCTGCTGTGCGGCTGAAAATGGATGATATAAAAATGGATGGTACCACCGATGTGAGCCGGATGCTGGAAGGCCGGGCTGCCGGGGTATCGGTGCAAAACGTATCGGGTACTTTTGGCGCAGCGCCCAAGATCCGCATCCGCGGGGCTACTTCCATCAATGGCGACAACAAACCGTTGTGGGTGGTGGATGGCGTGGTGCTGGAAGATATCGTGAACATTTCAAACGACCAGCTGTCGAGCGGTGACCCTACCACGCTCTTAGGGTCTGCTGTAGCCGGTTTAAATGCCAATGACATCGAAAGCTTCGATATCCTGAAGGATGCCGCTGCAACAGCCTTATACGGCGCCAGGGCCATGAACGGGGTAGTGGTGATCACTACCAAGAAGGGCCGGGTAGGCAGGACCTCAGTAAATTATACCGGTAACTTCAGCACCCAGTTTAAACCAACGTACAACGATTACAATATCATGAATTCGGCCCAGCAAATGTCGGTGCTGGGAGAATTATACCGCAAAGGAATTCTTACTTCCGACATCCTCGACAGAAGTGATATAGGCGTGTTTGGTAAAATGTATTCAGAATTGAACCAGATGGATGCCAATGGCAATTTCTTGCTGAAGAATTCGCCGGCCAACATCGAGCAATTCCTGCTGCGGTATGCCAATGCCAATACCGATTGGTTCGACCTGTTGTTCCGGAACAATTTCATGCAGGAGCATTCGATCGCCATCTCGTCCGGTACTGATAAAGCCCAGTCGTATTTTTCTACCAGTTATTATGGCGATAATGGCTGGACGGTGGCCGACAAAGTAAGCCGCTATACCCTGAACTATCGCAATAACTATAAGTTCAACGATAAACTGAGTGGCGGGTTTGCTACCGTAGGTTCGGTTCGTCAGCAGAAGGCTCCGGGTTCGCTTACCCGCAGCGGCAACCCTGTAGAAGGAAAGTATGATCGTGATTTTGATATCAACCCGTTCAGCTATGCGCTGAACACCAGCCGCACCCTTACTGCCTATGACGAAAAGGGGAACCTGGAATATTTCAGAAGGAACTTTGCCGATTTCAATATCCTGAATGAATTAAAGAACAACTACCTCGATCTGAATATTATTGACCTGCGGTTGCAGGGTAACCTGGAGTACAAGTTTGCAAAAAATTTCCGCTATGAGTTTGTAGGCGCTATGCGGTATGTGAAAAGCACGCGCGAACACCAGATCACCGAGCACTCCAATATGGCGAATGCCTACCGGGCCGCTCAAACCTCCACCATCAGGAACGCCAACAAATTCCTGTACCGCGATCCGGATAATCCCGAAGCATTGCCGGAAGTAGTGTTGCCCTACGGTGGTTTTTACAATCGTGCCGAAGATGCGCTGGTGAACTTCGACATCAGGAACAGTTTGAACTATACAAAAAATATTGGCAGTAAGCACACCATTAATGCATTGGTTGGCCAGCAGATAAAATATGCCGACAGACAAAATTTCTCCAATACCGGTTATGGTTACCAGTATGATAATGGGGGGGTGCCGTTTGTTGATTACAAAATTCTGAAACAAACGATCGAGTCCAATTTCCCTTATTATCAAATGAGTAAAGAATACGACCGGTTTGTGGCGATGTATGCATCAGGCACCTATACCTATGATTCCAAATATAATTTCACCGGTACCGTGCGCTATGATGGTTCCAATAAGCTGGGGCAATCGCCCAAAGCCCGGTGGCTGCCTACCTGGAGTTTGGCCGGTAGCTGGAACGTAGACAGGGAGCCGTTTATGCAAAATATACCCGCTGTTGACTTCATGACCGTGCGTGGCACTTATGGGTTAACAGCCAGTATGGGACCTGCTACCAATTCAAGTATCGTTTTGAAAAATGCTACTTCCAACCGGCCTTATGCAAACGAAACCGAATCGGAGATCCAGCTGATCAACCTGGAGAACAGTGATCTTACCTGGGAGAAATTGTATACGACCAACCTGGGTGTTGATGCCGGCTTTTTGAACAAGCGCATGAACATAAGCCTGGATGTATACCAGCGTAAAAGTTTCGACCTCATCAGCACCGTTAAAACATCGGGTATCGGTGGGGAAGCGTATAAAGCGGCTAATTACGCTGATATGGATTCAAGAGGACTGGAAGTACTGTTAGGCGCACAGATCATCCGCCAGAGAAACTGGGGCTGGAAAACCACGCTGACCTTTGGTTATAATACCACTAAGATCACCAATGCGAAAAATTCACCTAACATCTTTAGTCTGGTAGGTGCAGAAGGCGGCAATAAAGAAGGCTATCCTGTACGCAGTTTATTCTCTATAAAATACAAAGGGCTGGAACCCTTTACCGGTTATCCCCTGTTTGTTGATGAAGATGGTAAAACCAGTTCAACGGTATACATGCAGTCGGAGTCAACCGATAATTTGAAATACGAAGGCCCGGTTGATCCTACCATCACGGGTGGTTTTTCAAACACGTTTAACTACAAGGCATTTTCGCTGAATGTGTTTGTGACTTACCAGGCTGGTAACAGGATCCGGTTGTACCCGGCATTCAAAACCAGTTACTCCGATCTGGATGCCATGCCCAGGGAATTCTATGATCGCTGGGGTATGCCCGGTGATGAAAAATATACCAATGTGCCTTCGATCCTGGATGCATTTGCCCAGTCGCAGTTAAACGGCGCTTATCCATACAACAACTATAACTATTCAACACAACGGGTAGCCAAAGGTGACCTGGTACGTTTGAAAACCGTATCACTGGCCTACATGCTGCCCAATACAATGACAAAGCGATTTGGGTTAGCCAATGCCAGTGTAACTGCTGCTGCTACGAACCCCTGGTTGATATATAGCGATGAAAAACTTCGTGGACAAGACCCCGAGTTCTTTAATTCCGGGGGCGTAGCGCAGCCTGTGCAGAAACAAATTACACTATCGCTTAAGTTAGGCTTTTGA
- a CDS encoding FecR family protein, with translation MKDRQDYLKYLLAQKKLTSEEEEWLLNYLNDQDISDIQKIAAEDFETDMTYMKQSLDKAQSEVILEKIHSRIYVPAPTITQVIRLHSLKLAIAALIIIIAGTGYWYLNKSVLFMPADQEVVIAGKRKAVRLPDGSVITLEPNSQLKYPNRFTGNTREVELTGEAFFEVKPNHEKPFIVHTANIMATVLGTSFNVEAYPNGIAKVVVATGRVKVQTVNAVNELQAVIINANQSVTYNITINEIEKRNVPEEAVYYKQRSSGRFSYAGVPVTKVIREMERYYNTSVTIQGDMSGCVFYGYFRVNDSVERALSLVALSLNATVQKTTNNKGYVITGGNCR, from the coding sequence GTGAAAGACAGACAGGATTATTTGAAATACTTGTTGGCACAGAAGAAATTGACCAGTGAAGAGGAAGAATGGTTGCTGAATTACCTGAACGATCAGGATATTTCAGATATTCAGAAAATAGCGGCTGAGGATTTTGAGACTGACATGACGTACATGAAGCAGAGCCTGGACAAAGCGCAGTCTGAAGTGATCCTGGAAAAGATCCATAGCCGTATTTACGTCCCAGCCCCTACGATTACACAGGTTATCAGGTTGCATAGTCTGAAACTGGCCATTGCAGCATTGATCATTATAATAGCAGGAACAGGGTATTGGTATCTAAATAAAAGTGTGTTGTTTATGCCGGCGGATCAGGAGGTTGTAATAGCAGGTAAAAGAAAAGCAGTCAGATTACCTGATGGCTCCGTGATAACGCTGGAACCAAACAGCCAACTAAAATATCCAAACAGGTTTACCGGCAACACGCGGGAAGTAGAGTTAACCGGGGAAGCATTTTTTGAAGTTAAACCCAATCATGAAAAACCCTTTATTGTTCATACGGCCAATATCATGGCCACCGTGCTGGGCACTTCCTTTAATGTAGAGGCTTATCCTAATGGAATTGCCAAAGTAGTGGTGGCCACCGGCCGGGTGAAAGTGCAAACGGTAAATGCTGTGAACGAATTGCAGGCGGTGATCATTAATGCGAACCAGAGCGTAACGTATAATATCACCATCAATGAAATTGAGAAGCGGAATGTGCCCGAAGAAGCAGTGTATTACAAACAACGCAGCAGTGGCCGGTTTAGTTATGCAGGGGTGCCGGTTACCAAAGTGATCCGGGAAATGGAGCGGTATTATAATACCAGCGTTACTATACAGGGAGATATGAGCGGCTGTGTGTTTTATGGTTATTTCAGAGTGAACGACAGCGTGGAAAGGGCATTGAGCCTGGTAGCCCTGTCGTTGAATGCAACAGTACAAAAGACAACCAACAATAAAGGATATGTTATTACCGGTGGCAATTGCCGGTAG
- a CDS encoding RNA polymerase sigma factor, protein MKSPDSKLVVKMRAGDVSAFDSLYWRYYQVVYRNILKLTKDPLVAEDILQEVFIRLWEKRQDINYEQPVVNWIFVISFNLSIDFTRKKLREQELHRKLLVDSEAIPQNASVYEEYYQLLKRAIDNLSPQKQRIIKLCKLEGYTYEEAAAEMKISKHTVKEYLSAAMASLGEYMRQHSNKASGMGYVL, encoded by the coding sequence ATGAAGAGCCCAGATTCCAAACTTGTAGTAAAAATGCGAGCAGGCGATGTGAGTGCCTTTGATAGTTTGTATTGGCGGTATTACCAGGTGGTATACCGCAACATTCTTAAACTCACAAAAGACCCACTGGTGGCGGAAGATATTCTGCAGGAAGTATTCATCAGGCTATGGGAAAAACGGCAGGACATCAATTATGAACAGCCTGTTGTAAACTGGATCTTTGTAATCAGCTTTAACTTATCAATAGACTTTACCCGCAAAAAACTGCGGGAACAGGAACTGCACCGGAAACTGCTGGTTGACAGTGAGGCCATCCCTCAAAATGCCTCGGTATATGAAGAATATTACCAATTGTTGAAACGTGCAATCGATAACCTTTCTCCCCAAAAACAACGGATCATAAAGCTGTGTAAACTGGAAGGCTATACGTATGAAGAAGCAGCAGCGGAAATGAAGATCTCAAAACATACCGTGAAGGAGTACTTGTCTGCTGCCATGGCCAGCCTGGGCGAATACATGCGTCAGCATTCGAATAAGGCTTCGGGCATGGGATATGTTCTTTAG